Genomic DNA from Nitratidesulfovibrio vulgaris str. Hildenborough:
CCGCATGTTGCGCAAGGACGGGACGGCATGCTGGATACTCGACAGAGGCAGGGTCGTCGCTCGTGACGCGGAGGGCAACCCTGTCCGGTTCATAGGCACACACACCGACATCACGGCCCAGAAACTCTCGGAAGAGTCTGCGCGTGCCAGCGGCGAAAACCTTGCCGTGACACTCTCGTCGATCGGCGACGCCGTCATCGCGACCGACAGGGACGGACGAGTGACCCTGATGAACCCGGTCGCCGAAAAGCTCACGGGCTGGACACAATCCAGCGCCATCGGGAAGCCCGTCTCCGCGGTCTTCGTCATCATCTCCGCCACGACGAAGCAATCTCTCCCTTCTCCGGTGGAGGAAGTACTCCGGACAGGTCGAACAGTCTCCCTGTCCAACGACACCACCCTGGTCTCGCGCAGCGGACGCGAATTCCAGATTGCCGACAGTGCCGCCCCCATCCACGATGCTTCCGGCGAGATGTCAGGCGTCGTGATGGTGTTCACCGATGTGACCCAGCAATACCGTTTCAAACGCAAACTCGCCGAGAGCGAGCACAGGTTCAGGACGGCGCTCGATGAAGCCCCCTTTCCCGTGCTCCTGCATGATGCCCGGGGCGATGTACTCATGCTCAACAGGCAGTGGAGCCTTCTGACGGGGTATGAACCTTCGCAAGTGCCGACCATCCATCGATGGAAAGATCTTTCAGACCCCGAAATCGACCCGGAGAGCCGTTTTTCAGGGCAAGCACGCAGCACGGACGGAGAGCAGAACATCCGGTGCAGTGACGGCACGCTACGCACATGGAACGTGAGCATGATCGAACTCGGCGCCATGCCGGATGGCAGGCACATCACCATGCTCGCCGCAGTGGATGTGACGGTCCAGTCCGAGACCATGCGGGCGCTGCAACGCTCCAAGAAAGCGGCAGAGTCTGCGAACGCGGCGAAAACAGAGTTCCTCGCCAACATGAGCCATGAGATTCGAACGCCGCTCAACGGCATCATGGGCATGATGCAGCTTCTCGTGAGCACCCCCCTCGATGACGAGCAGAAACAGTATGTCTCCAACGCCATATCCTCGTCCGGCAGGCTCAGCCAGCTTCTCTCGGATGTGCTGGACCTTTCGCGGATTGAAGCGGGGGGGCTCGTGCTGCGCGATGAATGCGTGACACCCTCCGAACTTCTCGACGCCATCAAGGACCTCTTCACCCTCGGCACGCGGTCGAGTCAGGTGGAACTCGCTCTCGAAATCTCTCCCGGTCTTCCACAGCACATCCTTCTGGATGGCGGGCGACTGCGCCAGATTCTCTTCAACCTCGTGGGTAACGCGCTCAAATTCACAGAGAAAGGCCACATACATGTACGACTCGACGAGCTTGCCATCCACGGGGGCATGCGCCAGTTGCTCCTCATATCCGTAGAAGACACCGGCATCGGGATTCCGCAGGGGGCGATGCGCGACATCTTCAACCCCTTCTATCAGGTGGACGGCAGCCACGTGCGCCGTCAGGGCGGGGTAGGACTGGGACTCTCCATCGTACGCCGTCTGGTCATTGCCATGGGAGGGGCACTGTGCATTGACAGTGCCGAAGGCGAGGGAACACGCATCCACCTGTCGCTGCCCTTCCGCACCTGCGCCCCGGATTCAGGCGACAAGCCCGAAACGTCCGGCGAGACACCGGAGGCAGGTCTCCCCATGGCGCTTGGGGACCCAGCCGCGCTGCACGGCCTGAACCTGCTGCTTGTCGAGGATGACCCCGTCAACCAGCTGGCGACTGCGGGCCTTCTCCGCAAATCGGGTGCGCGCGTCACCATCGCCGCGAACGGACAGGAAGGATTGGCTGCAGCGCTGTCGGACAGCTTCGACTGCATCATCATGGATGTGCAGATGCCCATCATGGACGGTATAGAGGCCACACAACGGCTCAGAAGCGATGGCCGCTATACCGCAAGGGCCGCAACGCCCGTAGTGGCGATGACTGCGCATGCGCTGGAAGGGGACAGGGAGATGTGCCTGGCAAGCGGCATGGATACCTACGTCACCAAACCGGCGACACTCGAGAGTCTTGCGCAGGCGATAGCCTCTTCCATACGCTTGCGTACCCGGAGAGGGCCCTGAGGCACGCCCAGTCCCCCCGCACCTGAAACAGCCCCGACTGCGGCACTGCACCCTTTGCCGACGCTCACACGAACGCCATCGTGGAAGCTGCGAAGGGGGCAGACGGCGTCGCACTCCGGGCAACGTCGCCCGCTGACGGCCCCCCCTTTCTCATGCTTGACAACAGGGCACGGGGGGCGTAATCGCCCATTCACGCAAGGGGAGTAGCTAGCCCAGGCAACGTCAACAGCCTGACGGGAGACCGTCTGGCGTTGCCGTCGTAAGAATCCCGATTCTGACGATTAGCGAGACCTTCATGGCAGCAATGCCGGAGGTCTCGCTTTATTTTTTGCGTGCGGGCCTCCGGAAGACTCACTTTCAGGAGTGGCGAAATGACTTTCAGAGAATCCGTTCCGTTCATCGTGGCTATCGCGGCCACCATCCCCGGCATCCTGCTACGCGTCGTCCATCCGGACATCAGTCCCCTGCTCATGGCCTCTCTCACGGGCCTCGCCATTCTCGGGGCGTCGTTCATGCTCATGTGGGCCTGCGAAGTGGCCCAGATGGACATCCCGCAGACTCTGGCCCTAGCCGTGGTCGCACTCATCGCCGTGTTGCCCGAGTACGCCGTGGACATGTACTTCACATGGATGGCGGGGCAACACCCCGAAAGCAACTACGCGCACTATGCCATCGCCAACATGACAGGGGCCAACCGGTTGCTCATCGGCATCGGCTGGAGTGCCATCGCCATCCTCTACGCGCTGCGCTTCCGCAAGGCGGTGCAGCTTGAAGAGGAACGCCGGTCCGAATTGCTGTTCCTCGCACTTGCCACCGCCTACGCGCTGGTCATCCCGCTCAAGGGCACGCTGGAATGGTACGATGGTGTCATTCTCGTCAGCCTCTACGTCTGGTACATCCGCATCGCCTCAAAGCGCCCCTGCACCGACTGCGAGGTAGAAGGCCCGGCGGAAGCCCTCGCCCATCTGCCCCGCAACACGCGCCGTCTCACCACGCTGGGGCTCTTCCTCTTTGCCGCCGGTGTCATCCTCTGCGACGCGGAACTGTTCAGCGAAAGCCTCGTGGCCTCCGGCAAGGTGCTCGGCATCAACGAGTTCCTTCTGGTGCAGTGGCTCGCACCCATCGCGTCCGAAGCGCCGGAGTTCATCGTCGCCATCATGTTCGCCACCCGCGGTCAGGCAAGTCTGGCCCTTGGCAGCCTCATCTCGTCGAAGCTCAACCAGTGGACCTTGCTCGTCGGCATGATACCCGGCGTCTTCGCCGTATCCTCCGGGTCCATCAACCCGCCCATGCCCATGGACGACCACCAGATGCACGAGTTGCTGCTCACCGCCGCACAGTCGCTTTTCGCCGTGGTGCTCCTCGCGCGCATGCGTCTCGGGCTTCGCGGGGCCCTCGTGCTGCTGGCGCTTTTCATCGGCCAGTTCGCGGCACCGCTGTATGAACCCTATGTGGAGAACCTGCTTGGCATCCCCCACATGCCCGACGGGCTGCACATCGTGTACAGCGGCCTCTACATCGCCCTTGCCCTCGGCATGATGCTCTACCGCCCCGGCCGCCTGTTGCAGTTGCGCGAAGGCCTCAAGGTCTGACGCCCTTCACGGTCCT
This window encodes:
- a CDS encoding PAS domain S-box protein, which codes for MAHPVAILSGKKRNMGLGIALFAVTACIMAWLSGSWYLTLQQYAPLSQDMRLAWSDLYRGQMEAERLLAGESGGRPGAQTAYFRQAAERIQDAVRILRTRSALFSLDTGLIQTKDDALAFVDAINEVSTATYARIRDASTPNTMRIISQRNDFDALHVNYEKLQRSFDKAFDSRAQRLMQSGIGLMSLWIVVVMFLGFQLHGLAERFRSAAEQLRESEERWNFALEGAGDGVWDWNLAKGTLFLSRKWKEMLGFNDDELVNDFETWRSLAHPEDIDTALATINRCLSGGTDQYEHVYRMLRKDGTACWILDRGRVVARDAEGNPVRFIGTHTDITAQKLSEESARASGENLAVTLSSIGDAVIATDRDGRVTLMNPVAEKLTGWTQSSAIGKPVSAVFVIISATTKQSLPSPVEEVLRTGRTVSLSNDTTLVSRSGREFQIADSAAPIHDASGEMSGVVMVFTDVTQQYRFKRKLAESEHRFRTALDEAPFPVLLHDARGDVLMLNRQWSLLTGYEPSQVPTIHRWKDLSDPEIDPESRFSGQARSTDGEQNIRCSDGTLRTWNVSMIELGAMPDGRHITMLAAVDVTVQSETMRALQRSKKAAESANAAKTEFLANMSHEIRTPLNGIMGMMQLLVSTPLDDEQKQYVSNAISSSGRLSQLLSDVLDLSRIEAGGLVLRDECVTPSELLDAIKDLFTLGTRSSQVELALEISPGLPQHILLDGGRLRQILFNLVGNALKFTEKGHIHVRLDELAIHGGMRQLLLISVEDTGIGIPQGAMRDIFNPFYQVDGSHVRRQGGVGLGLSIVRRLVIAMGGALCIDSAEGEGTRIHLSLPFRTCAPDSGDKPETSGETPEAGLPMALGDPAALHGLNLLLVEDDPVNQLATAGLLRKSGARVTIAANGQEGLAAALSDSFDCIIMDVQMPIMDGIEATQRLRSDGRYTARAATPVVAMTAHALEGDREMCLASGMDTYVTKPATLESLAQAIASSIRLRTRRGP
- a CDS encoding sodium:calcium antiporter encodes the protein MTFRESVPFIVAIAATIPGILLRVVHPDISPLLMASLTGLAILGASFMLMWACEVAQMDIPQTLALAVVALIAVLPEYAVDMYFTWMAGQHPESNYAHYAIANMTGANRLLIGIGWSAIAILYALRFRKAVQLEEERRSELLFLALATAYALVIPLKGTLEWYDGVILVSLYVWYIRIASKRPCTDCEVEGPAEALAHLPRNTRRLTTLGLFLFAAGVILCDAELFSESLVASGKVLGINEFLLVQWLAPIASEAPEFIVAIMFATRGQASLALGSLISSKLNQWTLLVGMIPGVFAVSSGSINPPMPMDDHQMHELLLTAAQSLFAVVLLARMRLGLRGALVLLALFIGQFAAPLYEPYVENLLGIPHMPDGLHIVYSGLYIALALGMMLYRPGRLLQLREGLKV